From one Amphiura filiformis chromosome 13, Afil_fr2py, whole genome shotgun sequence genomic stretch:
- the LOC140168000 gene encoding uncharacterized protein, giving the protein MIRSTMAPHKGHTKWEVYLRPYNCKYCQQYFHDVTQYLCHRRRHEQQIHRYWYTCKKKLVPEDSAQIRKPERPYKCQYCNEDFEYFGERTIHEQTHTSTCMEELYYYCQYCNKGFSQKYSMKNVQKKDKKRPYRCQYSKDDFNYLEDLTTHEQTHYIEKPWSYQCPYCKIGFTYLRNHKHIHFIEKSYKCQYCKKGFSRYNHFINHERKMNCMTMTMRKKCRYCKKVFAYLRDLTTHEKTHDTKKLYQCQYCKKSFSKSSNLNSHEKTHTKPYKCQHCKKGFSKSRDLNNHERTHTKPYKCQHCMKSLRTF; this is encoded by the coding sequence ATGATCAGATCCACTATGGCACCTCACAAAGGACACACAAAATGGGAAGTCTACCTGAGACCTTACAATTGCAAATATTGCCAACAATATTTCCATGATGTTACACAATACCTTTGTCACCGCCGTCGTCATGAACAGCAGATTCATCGTTACTGGTATACATGCAAGAAGAAACTGGTTCCAGAGGATTCAGCCCAAATAAGGAAACCAGAGAGGCCTTACAAATGCCAATACTGCAATGAAGACTTTGAATATTTTGGAGAACGTACTATACACGAACAGACTCATACTAGCACATGTATGGAGGAGCTTTACTATTATTGCCAATATTGCAACAAAGGCTTCTCACAAAAATACTCCATGAAGAATGTCCAAAAGAAGGACAAGAAGAGGCCTTACAGATGCCAGTATTCCAAAGACGACTTCAACTATTTGGAAGACCTCACCACGCATGAACAGACTCATTACATAGAGAAGCCTTGGTCTTACCAATGCCCATATTGCAAGATAGGCTTCACATACTTAAGAAATCATAAACATATTCATTTCATAGAGAAGTCTTACAAATGCCAATATTGTAAGAAAGGCTTCTCACGTTATAATCATTTTATAAATCATGAACGAAAAATGAACTGCATGACGATGACAATGCGTAAGAAATGCCGGTACTGCAAGAAAGTCTTTGCATATTTGAGAGACCTCACCACACATGAAAAGACTCATGATACTAAGAAGCTTTACCAatgccaatattgcaagaaaagCTTCTCAAAATCCAGTAACTTAAACAGTCATGAAAAAACTCATACAAAGCCTTACAAATGCCAACATTGCAAGAAAGGCTTTTCAAAATCTAGGGACTTAAACAATCATGAGAGAACTCATACAAAGCCTTACAAGTGCCAACATTGCATGAAAAGCTTACGCACATTCTAG